One part of the Aricia agestis chromosome Z, ilAriAges1.1, whole genome shotgun sequence genome encodes these proteins:
- the LOC121738388 gene encoding uncharacterized protein LOC121738388 — MDRNNIRSNYVNNGPRSLPHMGNKRHNGNHNGSRLSPPAQMPATNTNNNNNQHDDLINYIFESWNKVTRELDRGSEDAKYYQEVLAPHQLANFRPFNLEEYWGRRVVQSVSRNKHRS, encoded by the exons ATGGACagaaataatattag ATCTAATTATGTCAACAACGGGCCTCGGTCTCTGCCTCACATGGGTAACAAAAGACACAACGGCAATCACAATGGCTCTCGACTGAGTCCCCCTGCACAAATGCCTGCCAccaacacaaataataataataaccaacaTGATGATctcattaattatatatttgaaTCTTGGAATAAG GTGACCCGCGAACTAGACCGAGGTAGTGAAGACGCGAAATACTATCAGGAAGTGCTGGCTCCGCATCAGCTTGCCAACTTTAGACCATTCAATCTCGAAGAGTACTGGGGTCGCCGCGTAGTACAGAGTGTCTCTCGTAATAAGCACCGGTCTTAg
- the LOC121738383 gene encoding mucolipin-3-like: MNDVASSHDGNGAVAVEEPKSAGSSQGTVDAEVFFSRSTADAAARNQLEEKIRRKLKFFFMNPIEKWQAKRKLPYKFAVQLIKIVLVTLQLCLFAHNRYNHVDYTWDNRISFSHLFLLGWDSTREINAYPPGAGPLAIYKADEFYNTLDYAYEGYSNLSNAIGPYSYNDENNNKPDPVFCQFNYKKGIINGFNESYEFNSEVIETCVNFTRNEGELFNSRKYIANAGLNVSFASMVRAELRFSIKTINFRAAGPITPPDCYRFDVKLIFDNEDHDGQMSLILDAEPTKLVCKGAQDYITDNEIDQVLRSILNILVILICSVSLVLCSRAIYRAQLLKELTVKFFQEVRNKSLSLDGRLEFLNAWYIMIIINDILIIMGSAIKEQIERNQFTNDQWNVCSLFLGTGNLLVWFGVLRYLGFFKTYNVVILTLKKAAPKIFRFCCCALIIYAGFTFCGWLILGPYHMKFRSLATTSECLFSLINGDDMFATFSIMSKKSPMLWYFSRVYLYSFISLYIYVVLSLFISVIMDAYDTIKQYYQDGFPKSDLQEFIGEASFEAVSSGLYRTNSSTSLNAVMNSLCCYNFTRSHYSKIGEDQSNVNLM; encoded by the coding sequence ATGAACGACGTTGCTTCTTCACACGATGGCAATGGAGCAGTGGCTGTGGAGGAACCTAAGTCAGCTGGAAGCAGCCAGGGCACTGTCGACGCGGAAGTGTTTTTCTCGAGGTCGACGGCAGACGCAGCCGCGCGAAACCAACTCGAGGAAAAAATACGACgaaagttaaaatttttcttCATGAATCCCATAGAAAAATGGCAAGCTAAACGTAAGCTACCTTACAAATTTGCAGTGCAGCTCATCAAAATTGTGCTGGTGACCTTACAGCTTTGTTTATTTGCACACAACAGGTACAATCACGTGGACTACACTTGGGACAATCGAATCAGCTTTTCCCATCTGTTCCTACTCGGTTGGGACTCGACTCGGGAAATAAACGCGTATCCACCAGGAGCAGGTCCTTTGGCTATATACAAAGCTGATGAATTCTACAACACATTGGATTACGCATATGAAGGCTACTCTAATTTATCAAATGCTATAGGTCCATACTCGTACAACGacgaaaacaataataaacctGACCCTGTATTCTGTCAATTCAATTACAAGAAGGGGATCATAaatggtttcaatgaaagttaTGAATTCAATTCGGAGGTAATCGAAACATGTGTAAATTTTACCAGGAATGAGGGTGAACTATTCAATTCTCGAAAGTATATTGCAAATGCTGGCCTTAATGTAAGTTTCGCCTCAATGGTCCGAGCGGAGTTGAGGTTTTCAATAAAGACAATAAACTTTAGAGCAGCAGGACCGATAACTCCTCCGGACTGCTACAGATTTGATGTGAAACTAATATTTGATAATGAAGACCACGATGGACAAATGTCATTAATTTTGGATGCTGAACCCACCAAACTAGTATGTAAAGGAGCTCAGGATTACATCACCGATAACGAAATAGATCAAGTCCTGAGGAGTATATTGAATATCCTAGTTATCCTTATATGTTCTGTGTCACTTGTGCTGTGCAGTCGAGCAATTTATAGAGCTCAACTATTAAAAGAGCTTACGGTGAAATTCTTTCAAGAAGTAAGGAACAAAAGCTTGAGCCTTGATGGTAGATTAGAATTTCTAAATGCCTGGtacataatgataataattaatgatattttGATCATTATGGGTTCGGCAATCAAAGAGCAAATAGAACGTAATCAATTTACCAATGACCAATGGAATGTCTGTTCATTATTCTTAGGTACTGGAAACTTATTGGTTTGGTTTGGAGTACTTAGATATCTTGGTTTCTTCAAAACCTACAATGTTGTTATTCTCACTCTGAAAAAGGCAGCTCCGAAAATATTCAGATTTTGTTGTTGTGCCCTAATAATTTATGCTGGCTTTACTTTCTGCGGTTGGTTGATATTGGGACCTTACCATATGAAGTTCAGATCTTTAGCAACCACATCTGAATGTTTATTTTCATTGATAAATGGAGATGATATGTTTGCGACATTCTCAATAATGTCAAAGAAATCTCCAATGCTGTGGTATTTCAGTCGTGTGTACTTATACTCCTTCATAAGCTTGTATATTTATGTTGTACTCAGTTTATTTATATCTGTAATAATGGATGCTTATGATACAATCAAACAATACTACCAGGATGGCTTTCCTAAGAGTGATCTACAGGAGTTCATTGGTGAGGCGAGTTTTGAGGCTGTTTCTTCTGGTCTGTACAGAACAAACAGCTCAACATCACTTAATGCCGTTATGAATTCCTTATGCTGCTATAATTTTACAAGAAGTCATTATTCTAAAATAGGAGAGGACCAATCTAatgtaaatttaatgtaa